In Paenibacillus hexagrammi, the following are encoded in one genomic region:
- a CDS encoding alkaline phosphatase PhoX — MKLLQKTSSKKVLTPILGLAILAPSMIPSTTYAAESVQVKSVEFVGMAAPSTPQEMAQVYSGASLHVTYTDGTVKSFPLTYKTLFKSDESINGTIAGVAIDKSGKPIMDTSVASNPVPFVSDAPDSNSLFQIEGAAPTAKGGNPLALLTHYEYITANNSGSSAYGLVPASMSLTTIDQNKSTGELAATDLKKVDFSGVDGLWIPCNGSLTPWNTHLSSEEYDADAREYEADPTKTYIGPFAKAWNQDDKAVGNPYANGYIPEVTVNADQTTTVVKHYSMGRFSHEIARVAPDMKTVIFGDDGGNTMLFMYVADTAKDLSSGTLYAAKWNQVSDDNGGMANLQWIPIGHATDAEIKSYIDKGLKFSDLFETADKDTEGFTKIKTYPSGKVEWLKVKPGMEKAAAFLEARRYGAILGATSEFNKMEGVAVNAKDNKFYIAMSYAEKSMEKDAKGSDPTDDIQIKKVKAGVTYELSLGGDQKDRDGHAINSDYVPTVMKGLVVGKDLANADSKGNMAVEDLIANPDNLSYSEELRTLFIGEDSGLHANNFVWAYNIDTHKLSRILSVPSGAEATGLQAVDNLNGFNYIMSNLQHPGDEMILPEPLKGQVDAIISQNFDNKKAGSVGYISGIPTFSQMIEWKDSDKSLSVLRDEAEAHGAAVKWNDADRSVTVTKGSHKLQVKINDGSAVIDGKTVQLPYSARIENEKTMISSSVLASFLNQ; from the coding sequence CTGAGTCTGTTCAAGTTAAATCTGTAGAGTTCGTAGGAATGGCAGCCCCATCCACTCCGCAAGAAATGGCGCAAGTATATTCAGGAGCATCACTGCACGTTACGTACACGGACGGTACAGTGAAATCCTTCCCGCTTACTTATAAAACCTTGTTTAAATCCGATGAATCCATTAACGGGACGATCGCAGGTGTGGCGATTGACAAGAGTGGTAAACCCATTATGGATACCAGCGTAGCCAGTAATCCTGTTCCTTTCGTATCGGACGCACCGGACTCCAACAGCCTGTTCCAAATTGAGGGAGCAGCGCCGACAGCTAAGGGCGGCAACCCGCTTGCTTTGCTGACACACTATGAGTACATAACTGCCAATAATTCCGGATCATCCGCTTACGGCCTCGTTCCTGCATCGATGTCGCTAACGACAATTGACCAAAACAAATCAACGGGTGAGCTCGCTGCTACAGATTTGAAGAAAGTTGATTTCAGTGGTGTTGACGGTCTCTGGATTCCATGTAACGGCTCCTTAACTCCATGGAACACTCATTTGAGCTCTGAAGAATACGATGCGGATGCACGTGAGTATGAAGCAGATCCGACGAAAACCTATATTGGACCTTTTGCAAAAGCTTGGAATCAAGATGATAAGGCTGTAGGTAATCCTTACGCTAATGGCTACATTCCCGAAGTAACCGTAAATGCAGACCAAACTACAACGGTTGTAAAGCATTACAGCATGGGACGCTTTTCACATGAGATTGCTCGTGTTGCCCCTGATATGAAGACAGTTATTTTCGGCGATGACGGTGGAAATACGATGTTATTCATGTATGTGGCTGATACGGCCAAGGATCTTTCATCCGGTACGTTGTATGCTGCTAAGTGGAACCAAGTCAGCGATGACAACGGAGGAATGGCTAATCTGCAGTGGATTCCAATAGGACATGCGACAGATGCGGAAATCAAGTCTTATATTGACAAAGGTTTGAAATTTAGCGATTTGTTTGAAACAGCTGACAAGGATACGGAAGGATTTACTAAAATCAAAACGTATCCAAGCGGTAAAGTCGAGTGGCTGAAAGTGAAGCCAGGCATGGAGAAGGCCGCGGCATTCCTAGAAGCCCGCCGTTATGGCGCTATCCTGGGAGCGACTTCCGAATTTAATAAAATGGAAGGCGTTGCTGTAAATGCGAAAGACAATAAGTTTTACATTGCCATGTCCTACGCGGAAAAATCCATGGAAAAAGATGCAAAGGGTTCAGATCCTACGGACGATATCCAAATTAAAAAAGTCAAAGCAGGCGTTACTTATGAGCTTAGCCTAGGCGGTGATCAAAAAGACCGCGATGGTCACGCGATCAACAGTGATTATGTACCTACGGTCATGAAAGGGCTTGTTGTGGGTAAAGATCTCGCGAATGCAGACAGCAAAGGCAATATGGCGGTAGAGGATTTAATTGCCAACCCAGACAACCTGTCCTACTCCGAAGAGCTTCGTACTTTGTTTATCGGGGAAGACAGCGGTTTACATGCGAATAACTTTGTATGGGCGTACAATATTGATACTCACAAGCTCTCTCGTATTCTTTCTGTTCCTTCCGGTGCAGAGGCAACGGGTTTACAAGCGGTCGACAATTTGAATGGATTTAATTATATTATGAGCAACCTCCAGCATCCAGGCGATGAAATGATTCTGCCAGAGCCTTTAAAAGGTCAAGTAGATGCGATCATCAGTCAGAATTTTGATAATAAAAAAGCAGGTTCAGTCGGTTATATTAGCGGCATACCTACATTTAGTCAAATGATCGAATGGAAGGATTCCGATAAATCTCTATCCGTTCTTCGTGACGAAGCCGAGGCTCATGGTGCTGCAGTAAAGTGGAACGACGCCGATAGAAGCGTAACTGTGACGAAAGGTTCACACAAGCTACAAGTCAAAATCAACGACGGTTCAGCGGTGATTGATGGGAAAACTGTCCAGCTTCCATACTCAGCTCGTATCGAAAATGAAAAGACGATGATTTCATCTTCCGTACTTGCCAGCTTCTTAAATCAGTAA